A part of Capsicum annuum cultivar UCD-10X-F1 chromosome 6, UCD10Xv1.1, whole genome shotgun sequence genomic DNA contains:
- the LOC107873075 gene encoding uncharacterized protein LOC107873075 produces MSKSAFNINHSKLISSSFCLFLLFLLQFSSPVSSIRKDISLQDTNTCRTTVQGRYLIADDMGQVCDALSIDPQSRCCRGKLDRYSCHGCNLVSQCCNSYEFCVSCCLNPSRTQKNLALNVKISKPITAGTYSSVFDFCTGRCRHNSESVVHENAYLSEFHHCFSIPFNSSSSDSNVQTEVRLAGINIVIGTRGESCDTVCKSSGQSCVPNKFQLLNQCEMMHKYLSCKGGCLSSVGADQPAEVVDDAPRDLNPGACLYTSQVNMLSCDGSHQHTKRLCPCA; encoded by the coding sequence ATGTCAAAATCTGCATTCAATATCAATCACAGCAAATTGATATCATCATCCTTCTGCCTATTTCTACTCTTCCTACTTCAATTTTCTTCTCCAGTTTCTTCCATCAGAAAAGATATAAGTCTTCAAGACACAAATACCTGTAGAACTACCGTTCAAGGGCGATACTTAATTGCCGATGACATGGGCCAAGTCTGCGACGCACTCTCTATCGATCCACAGTCTCGCTGTTGCCGCGGAAAACTGGATCGCTATTCATGTCACGGTTGTAATCTCGTCTCACAATGCTGCAATTCCTACGAGTTTTGTGTCTCTTGCTGTTTGAATCCGTCGAGGACACAAAAAAATCTAGCACTAAATGTGAAAATATCTAAGCCGATAACAGCAGGGACGTATTCTAGTGTTTTCGATTTTTGTACGGGAAGATGTCGGCACAATTCGGAAAGTGTGGTTCATGAAAACGCATATTTAAGTGAATTTCATCATTGTTTTTCTATACCGTTTAATTCTTCATCTAGTGATTCTAATGTACAAACTGAAGTGAGATTGGCTGGTATAAATATTGTGATAGGAACAAGAGGTGAATCGTGTGATACGGTATGCAAATCGAGTGGTCAATCATGTGTTCCTAATAAGTTTCAGTTGCTTAATCAGTGCGAAATGATGCATAAGTATTTGAGCTGTAAAGGTGGTTGTTTGTCAAGTGTTGGAGCTGATCAACCTGCTGAAGTAGTTGATGATGCTCCCAGAGATCTCAACCCTGGAGCCTGCTTGTACACTTCGCAAGTAAACATGCTATCTTGTGACGGTTCGCATCAGCATACCAAGAGGCTATGCCCCTGCGCATAG
- the LOC107873074 gene encoding F-box/LRR-repeat protein 4, translating to MRGRDWINQILPDELILDIFRHVESKASRDACALVCKRWLRLERISRVTLRIGASGCPDALIKVLARRFVNVRNVFVDERLSISLPVQIGRKRGTDHSVISSLKIHSLAETNGSEDNETESYCLSDAGLAAVAAGFSKLEKLSLIWCSNVTHVGLRSIAEKCIFLKSLDLQGCYVGDQGLAAVGEFSKHLEDLNLRFCEGLTDAGLIKLVDGSGKTLQSISLAACAKVTDTSLEAVGSHCRSLESLSLDSEFIHDKGVLAVAQGCPQLKVLKLQCVNVTDGALQGVGTCCLSLELLALYSFQIFTDKSLCAIGKGCKRLKSLTLNDCTFLSDKGLEAVAVGCAGLTHLEVNGCHNIGTYGLESIAKSCTYLSELALLYCQRIGNFALSEIGRGCKFLQALHLVDCASIGDEAICSIARGCSNLKRLHIRRCYEVGNKGIIAVGENCKFLTDLSLRFCDRVGDEALVAIGEGCSLHHLNVSGCHQIGDVGIVAIARGCSKLSYLDVSVLQDLGDIAMMELGEGCPLLRDIVLSHCRQITDLGLSYLANRCTLLETCHMVYCPGITAAGVATVITSCTNIKKVLVEKWKVSERTKRRAESIISYLCVDL from the exons ATGAGAGGGCGTGATTGGATCAATCAAATCTTACCAGATGAGCTAATTCTGGATATTTTCCGGCATGTGGAATCAAAAGCAAGCCGCGACGCTTGTGCACTTGTCTGCAAGCGTTGGCTCCGTCTTGAGCGCATAAGCCGGGTCACTTTACGAATTGGTGCTTCCGGTTGTCCTGACGCGCTTATCAAGGTGCTCGCTCGCCGTTTCGTCAATGTCCGCAATGTCTTTGTTGATGAGAGACTCTCTATTTCTCTCCCCGTTCAAATT GGTAGAAAGCGAGGCACTGATCATTCCGTGATTTCATCTCTCAAGATCCATTCCCTGGCTGAAACAAATGGCTCGGAAGACAATGAAACAGAATCTTACTGTTTGTCAGATGCTGGGTTGGCTGCTGTTGCCGCTGGCTTCAGTAAGCTTGAAAAGCTGAGCTTAATATGGTGCTCCAATGTGACACATGTGGGGCTGCGATCTATAGCTGAAAAGTGTATATTCTTGAAGTCCTTGGATTTACAG GGCTGTTATGTTGGAGATCAAGGTCTAGCAGCTGTTGGGGAGTTCTCTAAGCAtcttgaagatttgaatttgcgCTTCTGTGAAGGCCTAACTGACGCAGGCTTGATTAAATTGGTAGATGGTTCCGGGAAGACATTGCAATCAATCAGTTTGGCTGCCTGTGCAAAAGTAACTGACACCTCCTTGGAAGCTGTGGGATCTCATTGCAGATCTTTGGAGTCCTTGTCGCTAGACTCAGAGTTTATCCATGATAAAGGTGTACTTGCTGTTGCCCAAGGATGCCCGCAGTTGAAGGTTCTGAAGCTACAATGCGTCAATGTTACAGATGGTGCTTTGCAAGGCGTTGGCACTTGCTGTTTGTCGCTGGAGTTGTTGGCTCTTTACAGTTTCCAAATATTTACGGACAA GAGTCTGTGTGCTATTGGTAAAGGGTGCAAGCGGTTGAAGTCTCTTACCTTGAATGATTGTACTTTCTTAAGTGACAAAGGTTTGGAAGCAGTTGCCGTTGGCTGCGCTGGGCTCACGCATCTTGAGGTTAATGGCTGCCACAATATAGGGACGTATGGACTGGAGTCTATCGCAAAATCTTGCAC GTATCTGTCTGAGTTGGCCTTGCTGTATTGTCAACGAATTGGTAATTTCGCGCTGTCTGAGATTGGCAGAGGGTGCAAGTTCTTGCAAGCTCTGCATTTGGTAGATTGTGCGAGTATTGGGGACGAAGCCATATGTTCTATAGCCAGAGGATGCAGCAACCTCAAAAGGCTCCACATCCGTCGATGTTATGAG GTTGGAAATAAGGGAATTATAGCTGTTGGTGAGAACTGTAAATTTCTTACAGACCTTAGCCTTCGATTCTGTGATAG AGTAGGGGATGAAGCACTTGTGGCTATTGGTGAAGGTTGCTCTCTGCATCATTTGAATGTCAGTGGTTGCCACCAAATTGGGGATGTTGGAATAGTTGCCATAGCAAGAGGATGCTCCAAACTCAGCTACTTGGATGTGAGTGTCCTCCAG GATTTGGGCGATATTGCCATGATGGAGCTAGGTGAAGGATGCCCCTTGCTGAGGGATATCGTGTTGTCGCACTGTCGTCAAATAACAGATCTAGGTTTAAGTTATCTTGCTAACAGGTGTACTTTGTTGGAAACTTGCCACATGGTCTATTGCCCTGGTATTACCGCTGCTGGAGTAGCCACGGTGATAACAAGCTGTACAAATATAAAGAAAGTTCTTGTAGAGAAGTGGAAAGTGAGTGAAAGAACCAAAAGGAGAGCAGAATCCATCATCTCCTATCTCTGTGTTGATCTGTAG